One window of Pseudomonas sp. FP198 genomic DNA carries:
- the tagH gene encoding type VI secretion system-associated FHA domain protein TagH: MELVLEMLTARQFITPDLCRKIFGPAGGVIGRGDDCDWTIPDCERLLSKRHARVSFEEGMFFLTDTSGNGISNRKSGMRLPKGQPVHIEDGDVYVMGDCTVQARLVERAASRVADPCRSVPVEGFIPDDAFFNLDPLKTLDQQERACCGIDELINPGAAATFGSSCPDHGRVDTESLLLPELVEAPGEPELHLSPEPAALVSQDFWKRFGVALGMELDNLDNEGREALAIDVARLFQQSIQGLQQSVRTRRELKSELRLAPTQVQRDRKNPLKYTDDALQMLLQPRSPGMLSATDAIASAFSDLQAHQVALLAASRATLRATLEHFSPRQLILRLEREQRLLISTPGRYWRAYGRYHQALCLDDDWTERLLARDFAKAYEEQVRLISTLQNDSHG, encoded by the coding sequence ATGGAACTCGTTTTAGAAATGCTCACTGCCAGGCAGTTCATCACCCCGGATCTCTGCCGGAAGATCTTCGGGCCGGCCGGCGGTGTGATTGGGCGAGGGGATGATTGCGACTGGACCATTCCGGACTGCGAGCGCCTCCTGTCCAAGCGTCACGCACGGGTGAGTTTCGAGGAGGGCATGTTTTTTCTGACCGATACCAGCGGCAACGGCATATCCAACCGTAAAAGCGGCATGCGATTACCCAAGGGGCAGCCGGTGCACATCGAGGATGGGGATGTGTATGTGATGGGCGACTGCACTGTCCAGGCGCGGCTGGTAGAGAGGGCGGCAAGCCGCGTTGCAGACCCCTGCCGTTCGGTACCGGTCGAAGGCTTCATACCGGACGACGCGTTTTTCAATCTTGATCCGCTGAAAACCCTGGATCAACAGGAACGGGCTTGCTGTGGGATTGATGAGCTGATCAACCCCGGTGCGGCGGCCACGTTCGGGTCCAGTTGCCCGGACCATGGACGTGTGGATACGGAGAGCCTTCTGCTTCCTGAACTGGTCGAAGCACCGGGCGAACCCGAGCTACACCTGTCGCCAGAACCCGCTGCGCTGGTAAGCCAGGATTTCTGGAAACGCTTCGGCGTTGCGCTGGGGATGGAACTCGACAATCTGGACAACGAAGGCCGGGAGGCCCTGGCGATTGATGTTGCTCGGTTGTTCCAGCAAAGCATTCAAGGGCTGCAACAGAGCGTGCGAACCCGTAGGGAGTTGAAAAGCGAATTGCGCCTGGCGCCGACGCAGGTTCAACGCGACCGGAAAAACCCATTGAAGTACACCGATGACGCCTTGCAGATGTTGTTGCAGCCGAGATCGCCAGGGATGTTGTCGGCGACCGATGCCATCGCTAGCGCATTCAGCGATCTTCAGGCTCATCAAGTGGCCTTGCTTGCCGCCAGTCGCGCCACCTTGCGCGCAACGCTGGAACATTTTTCACCTCGGCAATTGATCCTTCGACTGGAACGAGAGCAGCGACTGTTGATCAGCACACCTGGTCGCTACTGGCGAGCATATGGTCGTTATCACCAGGCGCTTTGCCTGGACGACGACTGGACCGAGCGACTGCTGGCCCGGGATTTCGCCAAGGCTTATGAGGAGCAGGTTCGCCTGATTTCCACCCTGCAAAACGACTCTCATGGATGA
- a CDS encoding DUF4123 domain-containing protein — protein MNDTQPRQWLLEHLRLGHALCVILDADGEQPMLQALIKNSRPDQYLSFFSKTLIADLSEVGPFVFTLDNPNDKNLQELLNRPDSHWGWLASLPKGHLPQLVGHWRERLIAGERPHQAVYRFHDNRVLARALAYLPVEAHAAYLGPANSVCYWQGERWEHIDNSSPGIHPVPEVPLWLQVPIYVMSWRSNTGAPSARRVRAPSTANASGCSAPRGPNDAS, from the coding sequence ATGAACGATACCCAACCTCGTCAGTGGCTGCTTGAACACCTCCGCCTCGGCCATGCCCTGTGTGTGATCCTCGATGCAGACGGCGAACAACCGATGCTCCAGGCACTGATCAAAAACAGTCGACCCGATCAATACCTGAGCTTCTTCAGCAAAACCCTGATTGCCGATCTCAGTGAGGTCGGGCCATTTGTCTTCACCCTAGATAACCCCAACGATAAAAATCTCCAAGAGTTGCTCAATCGACCGGACAGTCATTGGGGTTGGCTCGCCAGCCTCCCCAAGGGCCATCTCCCCCAGTTGGTCGGACACTGGCGCGAGCGATTGATTGCCGGGGAGCGTCCTCATCAAGCGGTGTATCGCTTCCACGACAACCGGGTGTTGGCCCGGGCGCTTGCGTATCTGCCAGTCGAAGCGCATGCCGCCTATCTCGGTCCGGCCAATAGCGTGTGCTATTGGCAAGGTGAGCGCTGGGAACACATCGACAACTCCTCCCCCGGGATACATCCGGTGCCGGAGGTGCCGCTTTGGTTGCAAGTCCCCATATACGTGATGAGCTGGAGGAGCAATACAGGGGCACCTTCAGCAAGGCGGGTGAGAGCACCTTCCACGGCCAATGCCAGTGGCTGTTCCGCACCTCGGGGGCCAAACGACGCATCGTGA
- the tssH gene encoding type VI secretion system ATPase TssH: MINVDLQQLIQALDADTRGDLERSAQRCADRGADRILVDDLLLGLLERSQSLLVRALRDVGISPGQLSAVLQPRAEHGASRNPVFAPELVQWLQDALLVANLELGQGSVTEAALILAMLRNPIRHAGTRYQPLLARLSIERLMDFTLSLQAQTKDSPPSLPGDSLLERFTHNLTRQARDGKLDPVLCRDGEIRQMVDILSRRRKNNPIVVGEAGVGKTAIVEGLALRIAAGEVPSELEGVQILSLDMGLLQAGASIKGEFERRLKGVIDGVKSSSTPIILFIDEAHALVGAGGSAGGSDAANLLKPALARGELRTIAATTWAEYKKYFENDAALARRFQPVQLHEPTVSDAVTILRGLARVYEQSHGIYLRDDAVVAAARLSARYLAGRQLPDKAVDVLDTACARVRISLAAAPRSLERLRGELAEGERQRQALCRDAQAGLPIDHQALATLEVNLEAVEEKRQVLESRWIEQRVLAERLLTLRQQLVGAREDGSQVMEVETLEAALDETHHALLIAQADERLVSFEVCPRLVAEVINAWTGVPLSQLACEHSSRITRFADDLRARIKGQEPAVQALDRAMRAAAAGLNKVDAPAGVFLLVGPSGVGKTETALALADLLYGGDRFITTLNMGEFQEKHTVSRLIGAPPGYVGFGEGGMLTEAVRHKPYSVVLLDEVEKADPDVLNLFYQIFDKGLANDGEGREIDFRNTLILMTSNLGSECISQLCQNNARPSAEHLEEAIRPLLSQHFKPALLARMCVVPYFPVSGAVLRELVEIKMARLGERLKRRQLGFTYCAQLVDQLVERCDRSDSGARLIDHLLDLHLMPRLADRLLTAMANNEQLRHVHATLDDQASVVCEFT; encoded by the coding sequence ATGATCAATGTGGATCTTCAGCAACTTATCCAAGCGCTGGACGCAGATACCCGGGGCGATCTGGAGCGCTCGGCGCAGCGATGTGCGGATCGTGGCGCAGACAGGATTCTGGTGGATGATTTGTTGCTGGGCCTGCTGGAACGTAGCCAGAGCTTGCTTGTACGTGCCTTGCGGGATGTCGGAATAAGTCCAGGCCAGTTGAGCGCGGTTCTTCAACCTCGGGCTGAACACGGCGCTTCACGTAATCCGGTATTTGCCCCTGAGCTGGTGCAATGGCTGCAGGATGCATTGTTGGTGGCGAATCTCGAGCTAGGTCAAGGCAGCGTCACCGAGGCCGCGTTGATCCTGGCCATGTTACGCAACCCCATTCGTCATGCCGGCACTCGGTACCAGCCGTTGCTCGCCCGGTTGAGCATCGAGCGGCTGATGGATTTCACCCTGTCCCTACAGGCCCAGACGAAAGACAGCCCACCGTCCCTGCCTGGCGATTCGTTACTCGAGCGCTTCACTCATAACCTGACCCGGCAGGCTCGTGACGGCAAGCTTGATCCGGTGCTATGCCGGGACGGCGAAATCCGGCAGATGGTCGATATCCTTTCGCGCCGCCGCAAGAACAATCCGATCGTTGTCGGTGAAGCCGGGGTCGGCAAGACTGCCATCGTCGAGGGGCTGGCGTTGCGCATCGCCGCAGGGGAAGTGCCGTCAGAGCTTGAAGGGGTGCAGATCCTTTCGCTGGACATGGGGCTACTGCAGGCCGGAGCCAGCATCAAAGGGGAATTCGAACGTCGCCTCAAAGGGGTGATCGACGGCGTAAAGTCTTCATCCACTCCCATTATTCTGTTCATTGACGAGGCCCATGCATTGGTCGGCGCAGGTGGGAGCGCTGGCGGTTCAGACGCGGCCAACCTGCTCAAGCCGGCGCTGGCCCGAGGTGAATTGCGCACAATCGCGGCCACGACATGGGCCGAGTACAAGAAATACTTCGAAAACGACGCGGCCCTCGCACGTCGTTTCCAGCCGGTGCAACTACACGAGCCGACCGTCAGTGATGCGGTGACAATCCTGCGTGGGTTGGCCCGGGTTTATGAGCAGAGTCATGGCATCTATCTGCGTGATGATGCGGTGGTCGCCGCGGCGCGGTTGTCAGCTCGCTATCTGGCCGGTCGTCAATTGCCGGACAAGGCCGTCGATGTGCTGGATACCGCCTGTGCTCGGGTGCGTATCAGCCTGGCTGCAGCGCCGCGAAGCCTTGAGCGCCTGCGTGGAGAACTGGCCGAAGGCGAGCGACAACGTCAGGCCTTGTGTCGTGATGCACAGGCCGGGTTGCCGATCGATCACCAGGCATTGGCGACGCTTGAGGTGAACCTGGAAGCTGTTGAAGAAAAGCGCCAGGTTCTGGAGTCTCGTTGGATCGAGCAACGAGTGCTTGCCGAACGCCTGTTAACACTACGCCAGCAATTGGTCGGGGCGCGGGAGGATGGGTCGCAGGTCATGGAGGTCGAGACGCTGGAAGCGGCGTTAGACGAAACCCACCATGCGCTGCTAATCGCCCAGGCCGATGAGCGCCTGGTCAGCTTTGAAGTGTGTCCACGCCTGGTAGCTGAAGTAATCAACGCATGGACTGGCGTGCCGTTGTCGCAGCTGGCATGCGAGCACAGCAGCAGGATCACCCGTTTCGCGGATGACTTGCGCGCGCGCATCAAGGGGCAGGAACCAGCCGTGCAGGCCCTTGATCGCGCGATGCGGGCGGCCGCGGCTGGCTTGAACAAAGTCGATGCTCCTGCGGGTGTGTTTTTGCTGGTGGGCCCGAGCGGTGTCGGCAAGACCGAAACGGCGTTGGCCCTGGCGGATTTGCTATACGGCGGAGACCGTTTTATCACGACGCTCAACATGGGCGAGTTCCAGGAGAAACATACCGTTTCCCGACTGATCGGCGCGCCACCGGGTTATGTCGGGTTCGGCGAGGGCGGCATGCTCACCGAAGCCGTCAGGCATAAGCCCTATTCTGTTGTGTTGCTCGACGAGGTTGAGAAAGCTGATCCGGATGTGCTGAATCTGTTCTATCAGATTTTCGACAAGGGCCTGGCCAATGACGGCGAAGGACGCGAGATCGATTTTCGCAACACGCTGATTCTGATGACGTCGAACCTGGGCAGTGAATGCATCAGTCAATTGTGCCAAAACAACGCGCGGCCAAGCGCCGAACACCTCGAAGAAGCTATCCGTCCATTGCTCAGTCAGCATTTCAAACCTGCACTATTGGCGCGGATGTGCGTGGTGCCGTACTTCCCGGTAAGTGGTGCGGTGTTGCGTGAGCTTGTGGAGATAAAAATGGCTCGCTTGGGCGAGCGGCTGAAACGTCGTCAGTTGGGATTCACTTATTGCGCGCAGCTTGTGGACCAGTTGGTCGAGCGTTGTGACCGCAGCGACAGCGGCGCGCGGCTTATCGATCACTTGCTCGATCTTCATCTGATGCCGCGATTGGCCGACCGCTTGCTCACGGCGATGGCTAACAATGAACAGCTGCGGCATGTACACGCCACGCTTGATGATCAAGCCAGCGTAGTGTGCGAGTTCACTTGA
- the tssG gene encoding type VI secretion system baseplate subunit TssG — protein MDTPYGPAAASMNALTRGIREYSLFQAILLVIERLRGAHPGLDDEALYDQLEFQANPSLGFPASDIERVEFFQEHGQVRARLSINLIGLVGTGSPVPAFYGEQALGDGDGNPTRQFLDVFHHRLQRLMLPIWRKYRYYQSFQTGARDPFSEQLFALIGLGGEEIRKATQLNWKRLLPYLGLLSLRAHSAALIEAVLRYYFKHAELSLEQCVERRVEILAEQRNRLGGANSLLSEDLVLGERVRDRNGKFRIHIRELDWQRLHEFLPIGVGYQPLCTLVRFTLRDPLEYDIRLVLRQQEIHELRIGEQNTCRLGWTSWLGLEHADGVVSLGSSIHQERVK, from the coding sequence ATGGACACCCCGTATGGGCCAGCAGCCGCTTCTATGAACGCGCTGACGAGAGGTATACGCGAGTATTCGTTGTTCCAGGCGATCTTACTGGTGATCGAGCGGCTGCGCGGCGCCCATCCCGGGCTGGATGACGAAGCACTGTATGACCAGTTGGAGTTCCAGGCCAATCCGAGCCTGGGGTTTCCGGCCAGTGATATCGAGCGCGTGGAATTTTTCCAGGAGCATGGGCAGGTGCGGGCTCGCCTGAGTATCAACCTGATCGGCCTGGTGGGAACAGGATCACCGGTACCGGCGTTTTATGGCGAGCAGGCGTTGGGAGACGGCGATGGCAATCCGACTCGCCAGTTCCTCGACGTGTTCCACCATCGCCTCCAGCGGTTGATGCTGCCGATATGGCGCAAATATCGTTACTACCAGAGTTTCCAGACTGGTGCTCGGGACCCGTTTTCGGAGCAACTGTTCGCGCTGATCGGTCTGGGAGGCGAAGAAATTCGCAAGGCTACTCAACTGAACTGGAAACGCCTGCTGCCCTACCTGGGCCTGTTGAGTCTCCGAGCCCATTCGGCCGCCTTGATCGAAGCGGTGTTGCGTTATTACTTCAAGCACGCCGAGCTAAGCCTGGAACAGTGCGTAGAGCGCCGGGTCGAGATTCTCGCCGAGCAGCGCAATCGACTTGGAGGCGCCAATAGCCTGTTGAGCGAAGACCTTGTGCTGGGCGAACGGGTTCGTGATCGCAACGGCAAGTTCCGGATCCATATTCGCGAACTGGACTGGCAACGTCTGCACGAATTTCTGCCAATCGGTGTTGGCTACCAGCCTCTTTGCACACTGGTGCGCTTCACCCTGCGTGATCCCCTCGAATATGACATTCGCCTGGTCTTGCGCCAGCAGGAAATACATGAGCTGCGTATCGGAGAGCAGAACACTTGCCGCCTGGGATGGACCAGTTGGCTTGGGCTTGAACACGCCGACGGCGTGGTGTCCCTCGGCAGCAGCATTCATCAGGAACGAGTGAAATGA
- a CDS encoding sigma-54-dependent Fis family transcriptional regulator, producing MFTLVPQPLAYAEALLAEFSTLSRSGDDVSLLGDFIRGIARLSTCEVAQLYLLDTTHARLEMYAECLEEQLQFPDRASVSCDYNDEQLLQYVLRQNRVVCLGALSDSLHDTRFLPVRAAPWQSLLCVPLVDMQGATAGLLLCASVKHLDLKGFAESFGHLGMFALRQIHLLQCRQLPADGLRQVTITLPSANRYGLIGKSDAMRQTCLLVSKVINSPYTVLLCGETGTGKEVVAQALHDHGPRRTEAFIVQNCAAVPEHLLESELFGYRKGAFTGADRDRPGLFDAADRGTLLLDEIGDMPLSLQSKLLRVLQEGEIRPLGSNHTHKIDVRIIAATHRDLKQLMNEGKFREDLYYRLAQFPIQLPALRQRGPDIIELARHFTDKACALLQRDVPRWSDAALVHLAAYDFPGNVRELKGIVERAVLLCDGAELLEEHFSLHIKDLSEEGRVSLRERMEQIERSLVIDCLRKNLGNQTLTACELGLPRRTLIYRMHRLKISRRDVEA from the coding sequence ATGTTCACGCTGGTACCGCAGCCGCTGGCTTATGCAGAAGCCCTTTTGGCCGAGTTTTCAACCCTGTCGCGATCTGGTGACGACGTGTCACTGCTCGGGGATTTCATCAGGGGCATCGCACGGCTCAGTACGTGTGAGGTGGCGCAACTATACCTTCTGGATACCACGCACGCCCGGTTGGAAATGTACGCCGAATGTCTCGAAGAGCAGCTGCAATTTCCTGATCGGGCAAGCGTGTCCTGCGACTATAACGATGAACAACTGTTGCAGTACGTCCTGCGCCAGAATCGTGTGGTATGCCTGGGCGCGTTGAGTGACAGCTTGCACGATACGCGGTTCTTGCCGGTTCGTGCCGCGCCTTGGCAATCACTGCTCTGCGTGCCGCTTGTCGACATGCAAGGCGCCACCGCCGGACTGTTGCTCTGCGCCAGCGTCAAGCATCTCGACTTGAAGGGGTTCGCTGAGTCCTTCGGGCATCTGGGGATGTTTGCGCTCAGGCAGATACACCTGCTGCAGTGCAGGCAACTTCCTGCCGACGGCCTCCGGCAAGTTACGATTACTCTGCCAAGTGCCAACCGCTATGGTTTGATCGGCAAGAGCGACGCGATGCGTCAGACCTGCCTATTGGTCAGCAAGGTAATCAACAGCCCATACACCGTGCTGTTGTGTGGCGAGACCGGGACTGGCAAGGAAGTGGTTGCCCAGGCCCTTCATGATCATGGCCCGCGCCGCACGGAGGCATTCATTGTCCAGAACTGTGCCGCGGTTCCCGAGCATTTGCTGGAAAGCGAGTTGTTCGGTTATCGCAAGGGGGCTTTCACGGGTGCCGATCGGGATCGCCCCGGGCTGTTCGATGCGGCTGACAGAGGCACGTTGTTGCTCGATGAAATCGGTGACATGCCGTTGTCTCTCCAGTCCAAGCTGCTACGGGTATTGCAGGAAGGCGAGATTCGTCCGCTGGGGTCCAACCATACCCACAAGATCGATGTGCGCATCATCGCCGCTACCCATCGGGACCTGAAGCAGTTGATGAACGAGGGCAAGTTTCGCGAAGACTTGTATTACCGCCTCGCACAGTTTCCGATCCAGTTGCCCGCGCTACGTCAGCGCGGCCCCGACATCATTGAACTGGCGCGACACTTCACTGACAAGGCCTGCGCACTCCTGCAACGAGACGTTCCGCGCTGGTCCGACGCAGCGCTGGTTCACCTGGCGGCCTATGATTTTCCAGGCAACGTACGCGAGCTCAAAGGCATCGTGGAAAGAGCCGTACTGCTGTGCGATGGCGCCGAACTGCTGGAAGAGCATTTTTCCCTGCACATCAAGGATCTGTCCGAAGAGGGCCGCGTTAGCCTGCGTGAACGGATGGAGCAAATCGAGCGCAGCCTGGTAATTGATTGCCTGCGCAAGAACCTCGGTAACCAGACGCTCACTGCCTGTGAGCTCGGCTTGCCCCGTCGGACACTGATCTATCGGATGCACCGGCTGAAAATCAGCCGTCGGGATGTTGAAGCATGA
- a CDS encoding type VI secretion protein, with translation MPVRACQTVLLVFIVLFGLGACSGNYKFDDKDYRPLGDPQAVSRGQ, from the coding sequence ATGCCTGTTCGTGCCTGTCAGACCGTTCTGCTTGTTTTCATCGTGTTGTTCGGCCTTGGCGCCTGCAGCGGCAATTATAAATTCGACGATAAAGATTATCGCCCGTTAGGTGATCCGCAAGCGGTCAGTCGTGGCCAGTGA
- the tssF gene encoding type VI secretion system baseplate subunit TssF, whose protein sequence is MSFNQYYQSELSALRQLGQRFAERNPALAPFLGQAGRDPDVERLLEGVAFLTGRLRQKLDDELPELSHSLMQLLWPNYMRPLPSFGILQFDPLQRAGPALQVERDTPVESKPIKEVICRFRTCYPTEVLALDLTGLGYSVKGNGSLLSLRLQMTCDGHLGELQLSRLRLHLTGERYISQMLYLNLMRNLEHVELIPLGGDGGPVTAANGDPMTFRIAASQVRPVGFADEHALVPYPLNTFRGYRYLQEYFAFQEKFLFIDVNGLDVLNTLPQDILKQMRGLDLRFDIGKSGNQRLRPTLDNVKLYCTPIVNLFKHDAQPIRLDGKQDEYLLLPARYDPEHCGVFSVESVTGWNPGGLGYQAYVPFESFEHDSSFDVPGNRGYYSVRQRPSLLHGGFDTCLGFGVRPSPTHETLSIELMCTNRNLPRQLNPGDINQPGDKSPASLGFRNIGPVTPSYAPPLDRDFLWKLISNMSLNYLSLVDVNALKVILETYDFPRYHDEQTEKVSKLLLSGLKAIEHHHVDRLHHGLPVRGICTELTIDPQGYIGEGDLYVFASVLNEFFALYASLNSYHQLRVNSTQGEVYQWTPRMGQQPLL, encoded by the coding sequence ATGTCATTCAATCAGTACTACCAGAGCGAGTTGAGCGCGCTTCGCCAGTTGGGCCAGCGCTTTGCCGAGCGCAATCCTGCGCTGGCACCGTTCCTCGGCCAGGCTGGGCGCGACCCTGATGTTGAACGGTTGCTGGAGGGCGTCGCGTTCCTGACAGGGCGTTTGCGCCAGAAGCTCGATGACGAACTGCCGGAGTTGAGCCATTCGTTGATGCAACTGCTTTGGCCCAACTACATGAGGCCGCTACCGTCCTTCGGTATCTTGCAGTTTGATCCGCTACAACGGGCTGGCCCCGCATTGCAGGTCGAGCGCGATACGCCGGTGGAGAGCAAGCCGATCAAGGAGGTGATCTGTCGTTTTCGAACCTGTTACCCGACCGAGGTATTGGCGCTGGACCTGACTGGGCTCGGTTACTCGGTAAAGGGAAACGGCTCGTTATTGAGCCTGCGTCTGCAGATGACTTGCGATGGCCACCTGGGAGAATTACAGCTAAGCCGTTTGCGCCTGCATCTGACCGGCGAGCGTTATATCAGCCAGATGCTCTACCTCAATCTGATGCGCAACCTGGAACATGTCGAGCTGATCCCGTTGGGCGGTGACGGCGGTCCCGTAACCGCTGCGAATGGTGATCCCATGACGTTCAGGATCGCCGCCAGCCAAGTCCGGCCGGTGGGGTTCGCCGACGAGCACGCGCTGGTCCCTTATCCGTTGAATACCTTTCGCGGCTATCGCTACCTGCAAGAATATTTCGCGTTCCAGGAAAAATTCCTGTTCATCGACGTCAATGGCCTCGATGTACTCAACACGTTGCCGCAAGACATCCTGAAACAGATGCGAGGGCTGGACCTGCGTTTCGACATAGGCAAGAGCGGTAATCAGCGGTTACGTCCGACGCTGGATAACGTGAAGCTTTATTGCACGCCTATCGTCAATCTGTTCAAACACGACGCGCAGCCGATTCGCCTGGATGGGAAGCAGGATGAATACCTGCTCTTGCCGGCCCGATACGACCCTGAACACTGCGGCGTGTTTTCCGTCGAGAGCGTTACTGGCTGGAACCCCGGTGGGCTGGGTTACCAGGCCTACGTGCCTTTCGAATCCTTCGAACACGATTCCAGTTTCGACGTACCTGGCAATCGCGGTTATTACAGCGTTCGCCAACGGCCTTCGTTGCTTCACGGTGGCTTTGACACTTGCCTGGGATTCGGCGTCCGGCCCAGTCCGACCCACGAGACGCTGTCGATCGAGTTGATGTGTACCAATCGGAACCTGCCGCGCCAGCTCAATCCGGGTGATATCAATCAACCGGGCGACAAGAGCCCGGCGTCGCTTGGTTTCCGCAACATCGGTCCGGTTACGCCGAGTTACGCGCCTCCGTTGGATCGTGACTTCCTCTGGAAGCTCATCAGCAACATGTCGCTCAACTACCTGTCGCTGGTGGACGTCAATGCGCTGAAGGTAATACTCGAAACCTACGACTTTCCGCGTTACCACGACGAACAGACCGAAAAGGTCAGCAAGCTTCTGCTGAGCGGCCTGAAGGCGATTGAACACCACCATGTTGATCGACTGCATCACGGCTTGCCCGTTCGCGGCATATGTACAGAGCTGACGATCGATCCTCAGGGCTATATCGGCGAAGGTGATTTGTACGTCTTCGCGTCCGTCCTCAACGAGTTTTTCGCGCTCTACGCCAGCCTCAACTCGTATCACCAGTTGCGGGTAAACAGTACGCAGGGAGAGGTGTACCAATGGACACCCCGTATGGGCCAGCAGCCGCTTCTATGA
- the tssE gene encoding type VI secretion system baseplate subunit TssE yields MIQRVTSGQPQPGSVGTMVAQVKQAATQLLASGAPIENERDAHKVLRAQQETAADYGLPDLNDMRLSLHDARGQVCRAIQASIEAYEPRLRNVCVVSAPNDADQLRLSFRIDAFLEVEGFRGAVSFFACLDGNGQIKVIQG; encoded by the coding sequence ATGATCCAGCGTGTGACCAGTGGCCAGCCGCAGCCTGGATCTGTCGGGACGATGGTGGCTCAAGTAAAACAAGCCGCTACCCAACTGCTCGCTTCCGGTGCCCCGATCGAAAACGAAAGGGATGCCCACAAGGTGTTGCGGGCTCAGCAGGAAACCGCAGCCGATTACGGATTGCCCGACCTCAATGATATGCGGCTGAGTTTGCACGACGCCCGTGGTCAGGTCTGTCGTGCGATCCAGGCATCTATCGAGGCTTACGAGCCGCGTCTGAGGAATGTCTGTGTCGTTTCAGCGCCCAATGATGCCGACCAGCTCCGCCTGTCTTTTCGCATTGACGCCTTTCTGGAGGTGGAAGGCTTCAGGGGAGCGGTGAGTTTCTTCGCATGCCTGGACGGCAATGGCCAGATCAAGGTCATTCAAGGATAG
- the tssJ gene encoding type VI secretion system lipoprotein TssJ produces MSRSTMPLFKPLMLAFVTSTLMTGCASLSPFSTMTKLNLTLIAGNQLNPDLNGRPSPVVVRLLELKHPVAFENADFFSLYERARETLSPDLIASEELELRPGETVRLRLDIAGGGRYVGILAAYRDLPQAKWRYTLPIIAGRVTEASLTLDQDGIATRLGKPAGWVIDESR; encoded by the coding sequence ATGTCTCGCAGCACCATGCCTTTATTCAAGCCTTTGATGTTGGCGTTCGTAACCTCGACGCTCATGACCGGCTGCGCCTCGCTGTCACCGTTTTCGACGATGACCAAGCTCAACCTCACCCTGATCGCCGGCAATCAGCTCAACCCGGATCTCAACGGACGGCCATCTCCCGTGGTGGTGCGCTTGCTTGAGCTCAAGCATCCAGTGGCTTTTGAGAACGCGGACTTCTTCAGCCTCTACGAGCGTGCCAGGGAAACCCTTTCACCTGACCTGATCGCCAGTGAAGAGCTGGAGTTGCGTCCCGGCGAAACCGTCAGGCTCCGGCTCGACATTGCAGGGGGCGGTCGTTATGTCGGCATACTCGCGGCATACCGTGATCTGCCGCAAGCAAAGTGGCGCTACACGCTGCCAATCATTGCAGGGCGAGTGACTGAAGCGAGCCTGACGCTTGATCAGGATGGGATCGCCACTCGTCTTGGAAAGCCGGCAGGGTGGGTGATCGATGAATCACGATAA